A region from the Onychostoma macrolepis isolate SWU-2019 chromosome 18, ASM1243209v1, whole genome shotgun sequence genome encodes:
- the bbs10 gene encoding Bardet-Biedl syndrome 10 protein — MQEECVSLQVCVSVVGALECVVRRCLGPDGGSVLFTRDTGETLITRHGQSLLNTLHLQHPMARMVLDCVCAHAKATADGTKSFILLLATLLRGIEDSHMHRKGSWSIPNLQNLANRLLAVSRKELDNIVTHKITPYASLYCSHHSYKLEGSALDLLIGGYISGRVGIGQADVLKRVLSEFYHKVNQDQNAVETISFIHSNFSFLHTPVTGLPIGCSEVIEGLVVTCDWSVWTEPAGSVKALILYESFGASFAAVGENISVCIQKDYMHRSENIMKQKLASLLDLQVRVVLSSVRQPESVLQWARLNHVSLLECVDSAQLDFLSNISAAETLSYPPLQHLVMLKYCRRVQLGGHRYACLGTFSHTHTLVLCAPAPGLLDQIVCVSQGVFAMLQHLSESFCQTQSPCSDRSQSTLSLQDLWGGIMRAGGVLPVGGVFEFLLHYFLLNERNSCDPECCRLLAEALLCLPRTLYAHNHRRFLNFQTHFLDDLKEWDKTKERESEMPELKFGFGFNESSASGLESVSGKKQLLVSVLQCLHRLLCVGAVLHTRSPLCAGPQTHSEEEEEENPERSNSTKITDA; from the exons atgcaGGAGGAGTGTGTGTCTCTGCAGGTGTGTGTCAGTGTGGTTGGAGCGCTGGAGTGTGTAGTCCGCCGTTGTCTTGGTCCAGACGGTGGAAGTGTGCTGTTCACACGAGACACAGGAGAAACTCTCATCACCAGACATGGACAGAGCCTTCTCAACACACTCCACCTGCAGCACCCCATGGCCAG GATGGTGTtggactgtgtgtgtgcacatgctAAAGCTACTGCAGACGGCACAAAATCATTCATTCTCTTGCTGGCCACGCTGTTACGAGGAATTGAGGACTCACACATGCACCGCAAAGGATCTTGGAGCATCCCTAATCTTCAAAATCTCGCTAATCGCCTGTTGGCTGTGAGCAGGAAGGAATTGGACAATATCGTAACACACAAAATTACCCCATATGCCTCATTGTACTGTAGTCACCATAGTTACAAACTGGAGGGCAGCGCTCTTGATTTGTTGATTGGCGGGTATATTTCTGGAAGAGTGGGGATCGGCCAGGCGGATGTACTGAAACGAGTCCTGTCTGAGTTCTACCACAAAGTCAATCAAGATCAAAATGCAGTAGAAACAATCTCATTCATACATTCAAACTTCTCTTTTCTACATACGCCCGTGACAGGGCTTCCTATTGGCTGCTCAGAGGTGATTGAAGGCCTGGTTGTGACTTGTGATTGGTCAGTGTGGACTGAACCAGCAGGATCAGTAAAAGCACTCATTTTATATGAGAGCTTTGGAGCTTCATTTGCCGCTGTAGGTGAAAACATATCCGTGTGCATTCAAAAGGACTACATGCACCGCTCGGAGAACATCATGAAGCAAAAGTTAGCCAGTTTATTAGACTTACAGGTGCGTGTGGTGCTATCGTCCGTGAGGCAGCCGGAAAGCGTGTTGCAATGGGCTCGACTGAACCACGTTTCTCTACTTGAGTGTGTCGATTCGGCCCAGCTTGACTTTCTTTCAAACATCAGTGCTGCAGAAACACTCTCTTATCCACCACTTCAACACCTCGTGATGCTCAAGTACTGTAGACGTGTGCAACTCGGTGGGCATCGCTATGCCTGTCTGGGCACGTtttcacacacgcacacgcttGTTCTATGTGCACCAGCGCCGGGATTGCTTGACcagattgtgtgtgtgagccAAGGTGTGTTTGCAATGCTGCAACATCTGTCTGAAAGCTTCTGTCAGACACAGAGTCCGTGTTCAGACCGATCACAAAGCACGCTTTCATTGCAAGACCTGTGGGGTGGAATTATGCGCGCAGGTGGTGTGCTTCCCGTTGGAGGCGTGTTTGAGTTCTTGCTACATTACTTTTTGTTGAACGAACGTAACTCTTGTGACCCAGAGTGCTGCAGGCTGCTGGCAGAGGCTTTGTTGTGTTTGCCTAGAACTTTGTATGCTCATAATCACAGACGATTTCTGAATTTCCAGACACATTTCTTGGATGATCTTAAGGAATGGGACAAGACCAAAGAGCGAGAGTCAGAAATGCCTGAGCTGAAGTTTGGGTTTGGGTTCAATGAGAGTTCTGCATCGGGTCTTGAGTCGGTCAGTGGAAAGAAGCAGCTGCTTGTTTCTGTGTTGCAGTGTTTGCACAGACTCTTATGTGTAGGGGCTGTTTTACACACACGCTCTCCGTTATGCGCTGGCCCTCAAACACAttctgaggaggaggaggaagagaatCCGGAGCGTTCAAACTCCACTAAGATAACAGATGCATAA